The sequence ATAATTGagtaaaacaaacaaaagaatCACCTCAAATATTGAGTGTTTTGTCAAATCTAAGAGACTGAATACTTGCTACTTTTAATTTGAAGATAATATATCAAACCTGAGTTATGGTGCATTAGTAGAAGTGATTCATCCTTAATCAGAAGTCTTGAATTTGAGCTTCAATATTGAAAAAATCATGTTAGAAGTGTCACTCTCGAATAGACTCCACGATTCGAATTAAATCGAAACTCTAATATGTGGAATCCGAACACTAGAcggagaaattttttttgataataacaTGCGTGGGTCGGCCAAGATGTTGCCATGCAATTGCATTACAATCTCAAAAGATATCAATGTAACAAGTATGTGGACCAAAAATAATGGACATATCATCTTCATTATTGAACTATTCAATACCTACCAATGACCAAGCAACCCCCCCCCCTCACCCCACTACCCCAAAATCCCACTTTCCAtcattatttatcaaaacaatTATAGTGGTTTTTGGTCATGaaaacttaatatattttttaatctatttaattttttttggagttgTAAGTATTTGATTTCACTTCTTGCAAAGAGTTTTAATAACCCCAATTTCTAAATAATAGGAGTAATGTTTATCTTTATGGCTGGTTTTGTATTCTTAAAATGATTGACTCGCTCatctatttcaatttttcaGCTCATACAACTTAGGATTAAAAACATCAACTAATATGAACTCTAAGTTGTTAATCCTCCTTATATTGAATTAGATTAAACATAATCAAATGTTGTAAATCTCAGTAATTCATACAGTTATATaagtagaaataaataaaaatcagacCATCTATCCACTCTTTATTCATGGCTATGCTTGGTTGATACTATTTCTAGAGACTTCAACAAGGTAAATCAGAAAGCAATAAAGTTTTGAGCAAAGAGAATTATACTCTAAAAACATACTTGTTCTGATTATACTAACCATTAATCCAAAATAAAAAGCTTTACAAAGCTATTCAATATTTCCATCATTAGAGTCTTTTTTTCACCAACGTAAGCACAAacacaatatttaaaataaaactaaacttATTCATCGATCTCTTTCCCCTTAAATACAATAACCCCCTCCATCCATACTTAATCCCCAGacctaaaatataaaataagaagaagaaattattcgcattttttttaatctaattttctcaaatttcagACCTTTTCAGTTCTCCAAgtctaaaaaaattcatggagaaAACTGAAAGttccaaaattttaagaatttaggAGCGAATAGGAAAGATTTAATAGTAATATAAGTCAACCTTAAAGCTAATTAGAGACTGGGGAATCCAAACTAGTTATTAAGAATTATAAGAGGTAATTCTCCCGAATACGGGTCGGATCCATTACTCCAGTCGGAGCAACCGCCGTAAATCTCTCGACGCTGAATCATCGAATGATGTCAATTCTACTTGCTTTTTGTTGTTCATGTTGTTGAAGAAAGAAGGTAGAGGAAGAGATCGAGGCGATGGAGAATTCGAGAAAGCAGATCCGGCATAAACGTCGGTCGGAGTATGCCCGACCCGGATATTTTTCGGGAACATTCCGGGTTGCTCCGGACCTAATCTTCCGGTACCGTAAACTGTCAATTCATCACCGCTACCACTCGCCggttgtttcttcttcttaccGGACGATGTCGTTTTGTTCTCTTTCCTGATATTAGGGTTCAGAGAATCCAACGACTCTCCCCTTCTCAAAATCATTACCTGACCCATCACGATTCCGCCGTCTACCACCGGTGTAACTCTCCCAGGGATCTGAACCGGTTTCGATTCCTCAGATCTCCTAGAAATCGACGGCTCAGATTGGTTCTGGATCTTGCtgttcaacttctttttctccGTTCTAACAACCGGTTTCCGGTAACCGTTGTTATTATAATACCCATTATTTTTCCGACGATGAAACGCCGCCGCCGGTTGTGGTTCCCTGAACCTGTCAATCAAACAATTTTGTGGCCGCAAAACTTCTGTTCCCATTTTTACGAAAAAGGAAATCAAAATTTGTACAAATAAATACccaagaaagaaaacaaaaattccaaaGACTATTTCAATCAACCTTCAAAGGGAAGGGGTGATTTAAAGgcaattaataaagaaaacaagttTCTTCTTCCTGGGTTTTCCGATTCCTTAATGGAAAATAAGAGAGAAAATTCTCCCTTAAAACTATATTTCTTCTCTGTAAATTGAGAGAGATTTTGTTTCGTTTCGATATGAAGATAACAAGGAAGATTGGGTAGAGctttatatatacaaaagaaagagaagaaaaaaggtAAGCGCGTGACAAACGCGATTGGTTGTGCGAGTGGGGGTTTGTATTAGACATGTTTTGGTTAAGCCGTCTaatttgattttcatattttatgagCGGCTGACCTAAGACTGAGCCGTTCACGTGTGGGGCCCAGATTGTCTTTCCGTTTTGACGGAGACTTGTAATCCGTTAGTCTACGCGCTTGTCGTTTTCTTATAGTGTCTAACGGCGTTAAGTTTTGGACGGTGAGTTGGTTTTTTGTCgtcttaaaaagggaaaattatttGAGGGGACCATGTGTTTGTTGTGTGGCTACTTCAAAGCTCTTTCCTTTTctattatctaaaaaaaaactttaattatttttatttaaaaattaaaaaatatttatcgtaAATTTcgatatatgaatttttattactGGCCTTtgattgattttctttgataaTATCTGCCACGTCATTTTTGAGTAAATTGTGGACATGATCTCTAAATTTGATCATTGATTTTATGAGATGTTGATCCTCTTATCATGGATCtgatattgaagaaaaaaaattattcttaaattttgttcatataaataattttgaattaaattttaaatattatgaaaaaggtTTGTATAGTCTTATGTTATGCAAAAATTGACGAATATgttattgttaatattttagCACAAATATGTTCTTGCTGTTTAATATTTAGTTTCAGGGTCGATTCAATAATATCGGGAGTCTAAAGCGAAACTTAAGAGAGagattagatattttttttattatatatatacatttatttaaaatctacttttttagttattttagatGAAAAGTCATTAAGCACCATTTTATAATCGATTCGTTTTGATATTGTCTTTTCAAATGATGATATAGCGAATTCATTGGATCTCTCTTGAGACAAAGAagatttgatcaattttaattttgaaaaacttcTTTAGGCTGAGGCAACAACTACAACTACAAAAGTTGGTAACATTATTCTATAAACAATATGTGTATTTAGAAAATAATCaagtctttttatttgattgagtattATCATTAGATCATTATCTTTTACTTGTATTACTTCTTTTaacaattttcatttaaaataaatctaaaccATCAATATCTATTAATTGTTATGAGTTAAAGAAGTTCAAGGTTAagacaatattttcttttaaattctcATCATCTAGTGATCTCAATATTTTACCACTAaatgagaaattaaaaatattttcatatgctTCTATTGGTTCAAACCTATTTCAAAGTGAAAAATAGTTTGATCTATTCTACATATATAAAGTAATCAACGATAAACGATTTCTTTAAGGgactttgtgattttgttatccatattttcatcaaattatttCTTACGAAATTCAGGTTTATATTCAATAACCTCTGGCGGAcccaaaattttcaagaagtgggttcaagatataaaaaataaaactaaaatgtGGGATAGGGATTTGAACTCGAGCAAGCTGGAAAATTTAAACCCACTTCACCATTGGGCCAAGGATCACACTTGTGTTAGTGATGTCAAAagttatcatatacatataaaatattaagaactgatcaaatatacatatatatacgaTGTTATTTATCAATGAAGTGGGTTCACATGAACTCAGCCCCTGATATTTATCTCATAACCCTTCTTAAATTATGCTCTCGctgtccctatttagttgtccactttagaaatgacacacatattaagatatCAATAATTAGCATAGTGAAGTTATAATTTTACCTTTATTAATTATGGtttcaaaaatgatgaattaaaatttaaaaattttcaagaagtttaaattagagtataataggaaaaagaattatctttttttgatttgtcaaaatagataaataaataggaacaactaaaagaaaaaatatggatAAATAAATATGGACAGAGAGAATATCTAATTGCAAAGATTTGAATAACCCCTTCAATAATTTCTGTGTAGTTTGTGGGGATCATTAACTCTGGTAACcctctaaattaaaatttcattatttaatttatcaagTTTTCTAGTTAAAATTGAACGTTATGGttaatattactataaatataacttttgcTCACAATTTTAGATCTATTCTCACTTGACCATTAATTAGTGATCATCGGTACTGGGGTTAACCCAAAACAGAGTACAAAAAAAAGTGACAAAACAGAGGAAATATTTCGTTATATCCACTCATAACTAATTCGTATattaataataactaaataattttaaatcaggttgtagacattgaaattttgtggattCTACAAGATACATTCAATTTGAGTTGGAACTCTATAAATTACATTCAACTCAGATTAGAATTCTT comes from Solanum pennellii chromosome 1, SPENNV200 and encodes:
- the LOC107008184 gene encoding uncharacterized protein LOC107008184 is translated as MGTEVLRPQNCLIDRFREPQPAAAFHRRKNNGYYNNNGYRKPVVRTEKKKLNSKIQNQSEPSISRRSEESKPVQIPGRVTPVVDGGIVMGQVMILRRGESLDSLNPNIRKENKTTSSGKKKKQPASGSGDELTVYGTGRLGPEQPGMFPKNIRVGHTPTDVYAGSAFSNSPSPRSLPLPSFFNNMNNKKQVELTSFDDSASRDLRRLLRLE